The region GGGGCGATCCGTCGCTGTAGTTGGAGCCGTAGTAGGCGCAGAGCGCGCCGGAGTTGCAGTAGGGCGGTGCGACGGCCTCGGCGGACGGTGCGACGGCGATGCAGGTGGTCACCCCGAGGAGCACGGTGGCGGCCGACAGTACGCGCTTGAGCATGCTGATTCCCTTCGCTGGCAAGGATTGCCGAACGTTCTGCGACGAACCTAGAAGGAGCAGCGTGCTGCGGACATACGGCGGCGGGTTGAAGTGCGGGCAAACCCTGGCATTAGTCCGGTCCTGGGTCCAACTACCGTGGTAGCAGCGGAATTCGCGGGGTGCTACGGGTCCTGCTCGGCGCCGCTGTTGGCGTGTTTCTTAGCATGAACACCTCATGAATCGGGCGTACCCGGACTGCCGGCGGGACAGGATATGAGTCAGCGTCAACCAGCGACCGACCCGATCCGGAGGATTCCCTTGCACAAGAAGCTGCTCGTCTCGGCCGTGGCTGCGGCCACCCTGCTGGTGGCCCTACCGGCCTCGGCGGCTACCCCGACCCCGGGGGCGCCGGGTGCCGGTGATCCGTACTACCCGACCTACGGGAACGGCGGCTACCGGGTCTCGCACTACGACCTGCGGCTGAAGTACCAGCCTGCCACGGACCAGTTGGAGGGCACCGCGACGCTCCTTGCCACCGCGACCCAGGACCTCTCCCGCTTCAACCTCGATTTCGCGCTCGACGTCAGCCAGGTGCTGGTCAACGGCCACCCGGCGAAGTTCGCGGCGACCGGGGTCCAGGAGCTGGAGATCACGCCCGACGCACCGCTCGCCAACGGCAGCCGGAACACCGTCGTGGTCCGCTACACCGGTAAGCCGTCCACGGTCTCCCGTTACGGCTTCACCGCCTGGCAGCGCACTCCCGACGGCGCGGTGATCGCCGACGAGCCGGAAGCCGCCTGGTGGTGGTTCCCCAGCAACGACCACCCCTCGGACAAGGCCACCTTCGACGTCTCGGTCCTGGTCCCCGACGGCACCCAGGCGATCAGCAACGGCGTCCTCACCTCGCAGAGCTCCAAGCTCGGCTGGACCCGCTTCGACTGGCGCGAGAACAAGCCGCAGGCGACCTACCTCGCGACCCTGGCGATCGGCAAGTTCGACATCACCACCGGCACCAGCCCCGGCGGCGTCCCCGTCCTCAACGCCTACAGTCCGGACCTCGGCGACAACGCCGACGCCGCCCGCGCCAGCGTCGAGCGCACCGGTGAACTGGTCGACTGGCTGAGCGGCTACTTCGGCTCCTACCCGTTCAGCTCGGCCGGCGGCTACGTCCCCAACGTGCCCACCCACTACGCCCTGGAGACGCAGACCCGGGCCTTCTACAGCCCCAAGCAGTTCGCGGGCGGCGCCAACACCTCGGTCGTCGTCCACGAGTTGGCGCACCAGTGGTACGGCGACAGCGTCTCACTGGAGCGGTGGAGCGACATCTGGCTCAACGAGGGCTTCGCCACCTACGCGCAGTGGCTCTGGTCGGAGCACGAGGGCGAAGGCACCGCTGCGCAGCTCGCGGACTACGTCTACACCTCGCACCCGGCAAACGACTCCTTCTGGACCGTCAAGCCCGGCGACCCGGGCCCGGACAAGCAGTTCGACGCCGCGGTCTACGACCGGGGTGCCCTCGCCATCCAGGTCCTGCGCAACACCGTCGGCGACGATGCCTTCTTCAAGCTGCTCAAGGCGTGGCCCGCCGAGCACCGCTACGGCAACGGGACCATCGCCCAGTTCCAGGCGCTCGCCGAACGGATCTCCGGCAAGAAGCTCGACGACCTGTTCCGCACCTGGCTCTACACCCCGTCCAAGCCGGCCCTCCCGGCAGCCGCCAAGGCGAACCTGGCCGCCACCGCGCCGGCGGCCGAGCCCCGCTCCTGGCAGCAGATCAAGGTCGCGCAGGACCACTGAACGGTTCGGCCGTCCGCCTCGGGGCGCTCAGCGTGCTGGTCAGCGCGCCGAGGACGGCGGCGGTGTAGGCGTAGAAGGCGGGGGTTCGAAAGCGCGGGTCGTCGATCCGGTCGTTTCCGAGATCGCCGTCCGCCAGGAACCGCCTGCGCTGTCCCTCGCTGATCTCCAACTGGACGCCTCGTCCCCGCTGGTCGCGGTTGGCGATGTTGCAGGGCTGGACGCCGGCGAGGGCGCCGGGATTGCCGGCCGCGACGGGGAAGCCGCGAGCGCGCAGCGCGGCGGCCACGCGCTGCGCCAAGTCCGTGTCCAGGCCGCCCACATACGTGAGTGCTGCGCTGCCGGCTGCGCCGTGCCAGGACACGGTGTACGCCGCCGCCTCGACCAGCGAGAGGGCTCGGGGGTCGTCGAAGTGCGTCGCCGTGACATGCAGGTCATGCTCGTCACCGTCCTTGAGGCCCGCCAAGGAGTAGAAGCCGCTGCCGATCACCCGCGCGCTGTAGTCGGCGAGTTGGGTGGTGGGGGGCTCGATCCCACCACCGTGGATCGCCAGCTGCGCCACTCGCGCCCCCCGGCCGACACCGGGCCGCGTGGTGACCCGGTAGTCGATGCCCGCCCGCTCGTGCGCGGCCAGATCGGCGAAGTCGACGAAGCGGTCGGTGGCGGCGGCGCCGTCGGGGGTGCAGTCGACCGCCGCCGCGGCGGGCAGGTCCGCGCGCTGCGCGGCAGCCGCGGCGGCGGGCTGCGGGAGCAGGAGGAGCAGGGCCGCGACTGCGAGCCGCAACTGGCGAGCGGTCACCTGGGGCACCCCGCGAAAGGCGTCGGCCTGGTCTGACTCGAACTCAACACCCCGACTCCGTTCTGTCATCGGTGAGTTGCCCGGCTCTGCGCATGTTAGGCGCCGGGTCGCCCATACGGCCCAGCCTGCGCCACCGTGCCCGTGACTCGCAGGGCTATTCAAAACGGTTTTCGTTTCCACATGACCGCTACGATGGGAGCCCGAGAGAGTCGCGCGACGTGAGCTGAGGAGCGGTCATGGGTGTGGGTACGGCGCTGGCGGAGACCTGGGTGCGCCGTTGGGAACGCCAGCAGGAGCGGTACGCGGTGGACCGCGAGGAGCGCTTCACGGTGATCGCCGACGTGGTCGAGTGGGTGACCCGGGGTCAACCGGCGCCGTTGGTCGTGGATCTCGGCAGCGGCCCCGGCTCGCTCGCGCGGCGGATCGCCGCCCGCCTGCCGCGGGCGCGGATCCTCGCGGTGGATGTCGACCCGTTGCTGCTGGAGCTCGGCCGCACCCACGCGCCGGAGGCCGCCCGCTATGTCGAGGTGCTGATCGGCGAGGACGGCTGGCTCGCGGAGCTGGAGTTGGAGCTGGACGGGCCGGTGGACGCGGTCGTCTCCACCACGGCCCTGCACTACCCGGAGCCAGGCCGGCTGCGGGAGATCTACCGCGAGCTGGCCGCCGTGCTCCGGCCCGGTGGTGTGCTGGTCAACGGCGACCACCTCGCGCCGGCCGACCCGGGCCTCGCGGTCCTCAGTGCCGCCGTCGGCCGTGCCCGCGAGCAGCGCCAGGGCACCGGCGGCGGTGAGGACTGGGCGCGTTGGTGGGCCGAGGTGCGCCAAGTCCCCGAGTTCGCCGAGCTGCTGGCGGCCCGTGAGCTGCGGCCGGCGCCCGCGAGCGGTGACGGCAACGGCCTCTCGGTGCGAGAGCACGAGGAGTTGCTGAGGGAGGCCGGGTTCCGGGAGGTCGGAACGGTGTGGCGCTGCGGCGACAGCTGCGTGTTGGTGGCTCTGCGCTGAGGGGAGCCGGGGCCCTACCGGCTGTCCCGGTTGCCGTGCTGGGCCTCGCGTTGGAGAACGGCCACGCGGTGCAGAGCGGTCTTGAAGGCGGCGTACTCCTGCCTGCCCAGTGCCTCCGCGTGGCGTTCCTCGATCGCTCGCATGATGGCGGCGGCGGCCTCCATCTGGAGCAGACCGCGCTCGGTGGGGTGGACCAGTTTGGCGCGGCGGTCCGCGGGATCGGGTCTGCGTTCGACGTAGCCCAGGCGTTCGAGGTCGTCGATGAGGGTGCCGATGACCTGCTTGTGCTGTCCGGAGGCGCGGGCGAGTTCGCTGGCCCGGATGCCGTCGGCACGCAGGTAGGCGAGGACGGCGCCGGTGCGGGGCTGGATGTCGTCGAAGCCCTGCTCGGCGAGCGCGGTGTACAGCTCGCGCTGCACGGAGAAGAGGACCCGGGCGGCGAGTATGCCGAGATCCGGTTCCGCGCTCTGGTGCCCGGTCAACGTCTCTCCTGTCCCGGCGCTCGTCCGCCGTTCTGCCGTGTGACCAGTGATTTTAGTCGCCTGCCCGCTGGTCTCGGGCATCGCCCCGGCCCCGGGCTGACCACTCAGCCGGTGCTTGCGCTCCGGGGGGCCGAGGTATAGCGTCAAAGTAGTCACTGAAATTGACTATAAAGCTTGGTGACCAATAAAGCTGTGGCTCAACCCCGAAGGAGTGGAAGATGAACGAGCGCAGCAAGTTCCTGGAGTCGATCACCCGGGAGAACGCCGCCGTGGTGCTCGTTGACCACCAGGTGGGTCTGCTGTCCGGTGTCCGGGACATCCCGCTCGGCGAGCTGAAGCACAACGTGGTGGCGCTGGCACGCGCGGCGACCGTGTTGGGCATCCCATTGGTCGTCACCACCACCGCGGCCGACAGCATGTGGGGGCCGACCACCCCCGAACTGGTCCAGGCACTGCCGGCCGGACAGAAGATCATCGACCGCAGCACGGTCAACGCCTGGCACGACGGCCCGGTCCGCGAGGCCATCGAGGCCACCGGTCGGCAGAAGCTGATCTTCGCCGGGGTGTCGCTCGAGGTGTGTGCGGCGCTGCCCGCGATCGCCGCGACGGCCGCCGGCCACGACGCGTACGTCGCCGTGGACGCCTCCGGCACCTTCAGCCAGGCCAAACGCGAGGCCGGACTGCTGCGGATGCAGCAGGCGGGCGTCATCGTCTCCGACTACGCCACCCTCATGGTCGAGGCCCTGGCCGACAACGCCGCCCCCGAGTCCGGCGCCCTCTACGCCGCCCTCGACATGCCCTTCGCCGTCCTGGTCGGCCAGATCTCCGCCGCCCAGCACGCATAGCGGCGCACCGGCCCACTGCCCCCTGGCCGCCGCGCCTCGCGGCCGCGGCCAAGCACGAGTAATCACCGGACTCGATCGTCACCAATCCGCGCTGCCGGCGGATTTCCCGCATCCACAAGGAAGTTGGGTCAGGCATGAGCTACGGCAAGATCATCTCGGTGGGCGCCGCTGCCGCGACCGTCCTCGCGGGGGTGCTGACATCCCCAGCGGCCACCGCAACCCCTGCCCCCGTCCCGCCACGTGCGGCCTCGGCCATCGCGCCGCCGGACAACGCCATGGCGATGGGCCCGCAGTACAGCGCCTTTCACGTCTACGTGCAGCCGGGACAGCTGGAAGCCTTCGCCAAGAGCTGGGTGAACACCTTCGGCGGCAACTACGTCAAACCCTTCACCACGCAGCTCACCCCCACCCCGAGCTCCGCCTTGGCCACCCAGGTCTTCTCGCCCGTGGCGCTGCTGTCCGTGTTCGACTTCACCACCCCCGTGCCCTACCCCTTCGGCCAGGAGCGCACCGGGTGGGGCGTCGCGGACACCGACGCCGCGACCCGACAGGCCCGGGCCGACGGAGCCGCCTCCCTGGTCGCCGCCTTCCCCGACCCGATCGGGCGCGACAGCGTCATCCAGTTCCCCGGCGGCATCGACACCCAGCTCTGGCACGAGACCGCGCTGTCGCCCAACCCCTTCCCGGCTCTGACGACGGTGCCCGACAACCGCGTCTATGTGCCCAGCGACACCCTTCCGGCCTTCCTGAAGTCCTACCTGGCCTTCACCAAGGGCCGCGTCGTCCTGGACGACCGCGACGCCGACGGCGCCCAGATCGGCGCACCGGGCACCACCTACCACCGCGTCGCCATCACCTCGAAGTACGGCAACACGGTCATCATCTCCACCGCCGACGGCTACCTCGACAACCCCTTCGGGCACGAGGTCAGCGGCATCGAGGTGCCGGACCTGACCGCCACCGTGGCCAAGGCCCAGGCCAACGGCGCCACCGTCCTGTGGGGCCCGTACGCCGGTCAAGGTGGACACAGCGCCATGGTCCGCTTCCCCGGAGGCTTCATCACCGAGATCCACGACGGCACCCTGCGCTGACCCGCGCCCGATCCCCGCGCCCGAATCCCGGCGTCAGCTCTCGGTGCCGTCGTGGACGCGCAGCAGTACCTGCTGGACGGTGCCCGGGTCGGTGGGGCCGGTGACCATCAGGAAGTAGTTCTCGTCGTACCAGGTGCACATGCTCCGGTCGTCCCGCTGCTTCTGGTAGCACGTCGTGTTGCCGGCGATCGCCAGGTGCGGGTGGGTGACCGTGCTGTCCGGGCCGGAGGGGGCGTTGGCGGCGAGCCAAGTCCCCACCTGGCCACGGTCGTTGCGAGAGGTCGTCACCACCCAGATGCCGGCGCTGCCCGGGGAGTCGCCGTAGACGCCCTGGCTCAGGTCGGACAGTCCGGAGGAGGCGAGCCGGGCCACCGTGTCGTCCGGCTCGTTCAGCAAGTTGACGGACGAGCCCAACTGGTGCTCGTGCTCAACGGTCCTCGGCAGGTCGATGGTCACCGGGTCGTACCCAGTGCCCCGCGCGTCCGTGTGGTCGTTCGTCACGAACAGCAGCCCGATCAGCGTCGCCAGCACGACCAGGATCAGCACGCCGGTCAGCGCCCCGCCTCCGGACTGCGCCCGCCCGGCATCCCCCGTGGCCATCGCAAGCCCCCCGTGTCCTTCGCTCCGACAGACCATGACAGCCCGTGAGACGAACGGGTGGCCGCCCCCGGTTGCGCGTTGGGCGGGCGCGCTGACCGGCGGTGCCCGCCACCAGGCAGCACGGGAATGGTCTGGTGGATCAGGTTTCATTTGGCGTGTTCCTGGCGATGTACTTCAACCATGGGCTTATCGCCGGTTGCCGGTCATCCTGCTGTCGCTGTCTTCCGTGAGCCCCGAAGTGGGCGGCCCGTCCCGGTGCTGGGCCCACGGGTTGATGCCGAGGCGAAGCGGACCGCGCGGGTGCTGGCCGGGGTGGCGACCCACGCCAGGCCGGCCGAGCGGACCACCGCGCTGCGGCAGGCCGCCTCGGTGGCAGGTGAGTTGGCGGCCGCGCTGTCGGCCCTGGGTCCGGCCGTGGCCGGTGAGGGAGTCCCGGCGGAGTCGACCAGCCAGTCGTACTTCCGGGTCCGTGAGGTGGAGCTGTCGGATCAACAGGCCGCCCTGCACGGTGTCCTGGTCATCCACCGAGGTCTGGAGGATCTCTGTGATGCTCCGCTGTCCGGCGCTGACCTGGCGCTGGAGGTGGCCGGGATGCGGCAGTCGGTGCTCGACCTCACCGGCGCGGCGCCGGGCACCGTCCCTGACACCCTCCCCGGCCCAGTCCCGCCGGTGGCCGTCCCCGAGCCCGGTGCGGGGCCGTCGATGGAGAGTGTGTGGAGCGCCCGGTGGCTCATCGGACACCAGGTCCACGTCCTGTTCAACATCTGCGCCGCGGTCTGCGTGGCCGAGGCCACCCGTCGGCTGCGGCACGGCGACGTCGACGCCGCGTTGCTGCGGCTGGCAGACGCGACGGTGTACGTCCGTGGTTTCCCGGCGGCCATGACCCACGCCAGTATGATCCCGGCCGACTACTACATGGCGGCGATCCGCCAGACCATGGCGCCTCCGTCGGTGGACGTCCCGTTGAGCGGGCGCCAGCATCGCGGATACAAGCTGTTCCGGGCGGCGATGAAGGACCTGCTGACGGTGGTCCCCGACTCCTACGAGCACCTAGCGGCCCGCACCCCGGAGCTGGCCGAGGCGCGGGGCGCTCTGCTGGAAGCCGACATCGTGGACGGTGAACGGCACGTCACCCTCGCCTACTCGATGGTGCATCTGCGTCGCTCCATCGCGCAGAAGCCCGAAGGCCCCGACAACGCCGTCGCCGAACTGAGGCTCATGCGCCATCGTCGCGCGGCCCAGTACGCCTCCCTGATCCGGTTCGGGGACCACTACGTCGCCGACGCCGTGGCCGGCCTGCGCCGCTCGTGAGTCCGCGCGTCCGTCCGCCGCCCACACCCCCGGCAGGAGACCCCGATGCCCGAGACGCCCCCCGACCCGATGCCCGGCACCTCCCGAAGCACCGCCACCGCAGCCGACTGGGAACTCGATCCGGCCGATGCCGACGCGGCCGAGCGGCTGGCCCGCACCCTGTGCACCGGCGGGCACGACCAGATCGACAGCCCCGAGTGGGTGGCCCGGGCCCGGGACGCCTGGGAGGACCTGCCCCTACCACTGCGTCGCGCGGTGCGCCGGTTCCGCAGGCACTCCGGCCCGCACGGCACGCTGGTGATCGGCGGCCTGCCCGTCGACCGGGCGGCGCTGCCCGCGACGCCGACCGTACCCGGCTCGGTCCAGCGCCAGACCACCGTCCCGGCCGCGCTGCTCACCATGGTGGCCTGCGGCCTCGGCGAGCCGCTCGCCTACCTGGCAGAGAAATCCGGCGCCCTCGTGCAGGACGTCGTCCCCGTGCCCGGACAGGAGACCTTCCACGGCAACGCCGGATCGGTGCCGCTCTCCTTCCACACCGAGAACGGCTTCCACCCCCACCCGCCTGACTACGTGGTCTTCCTGTGCCTGCGCGCCGACCACGACCAGAGCGCCGGCATGCGCACGGCCGGCATCCGCCAGGCACTGCCGCTCCTGACTCCTGCCGGCCGCCAGGCCCTGTTCGCACCGGAGTTCATCACCACGCCACCACCCTCTTTCGGTCCCGACGCGGCCGCGAGTGGGCCCGACACCGAACCCCGGCCGGTGCTGTCGGGAGCAGCGGAGGATCCCGACATCCGCATGGCCCAACTCGTCACCACCCCGCTCACCCCTCGGGCCACCGCGGCGCTGGCCGAATTCGGCCGCGCCTGCGAGGCGAGTGCCCGCACCCTGCGCCTGACCCCCGGTGACCTGGTCGTCATCGACAACCGCGTCACCGTCCACGGCCGCACCGCCTTCCGCCCCCGCTACGACGGAGCGGACCGCTGGTTGCAACGCACCTACGTCACCACCGACTTGCGCCGCTCCCGCGACCACCGCCCCCAAGACGGCCACGTCCTCGCCCGCTGACCGGCCGCAAGAGCGGGAGCCGGATCGGCGCGGCCCGCTGCAGCGCGTCGGGCATGGCGCGCTGGGCGGGCTCGCCGTCGGGCAGGGTTGGACTTTCCAAGCACCTCCTTGGTAAAACAAAGTTACGCCCGAGCGTCCAGGGGCTGAGTGACCATCACATCCGCCCGCGCCCAGAGCGCTTTGACACCAACGAGGTGAGGCATGAGCGGCACCCCGCACCCTGACGGCCGACGGCCCGCCGGTCCGGAAGCCCGTATCGACCTGCAGGCCCTTCGGGGCAACGTCGAGGTGCTCCAGCGGTCTGCGGGATCCGCCGCGATCATGGCCGTGGTGAAGGCGAACGCCTACGGTCACGGGTTGGTCCCCTGCGCACTGGCCGCCCAGAGCGCCGGCGCCAACTGGCTGGGCACCGCGACGCCCCGCGAAGCGCTCGCCCTTCGCCGAGCCGCGGTGGGCGGCCGAATCCTCTGCTGGCTGTGGACCCCCGACGGCCCGTTCAGCGAAGCTGTTTCGGCCGACATCGACATCTCCGTCAGCGGGCGGTGGGCCCTCGACAAGGTCTGCGAGGCCGCAGCCGGGCTGGGACGTTCCGCCCGAGTGCACCTCAAGGCCGATACCGGTCTCGGTCGCAACGGCTGCACCCCGGCCGACTGGACGTCACTGCTGAGCGCTGCCATGGCCGCCCAGAAGGACGGGCTGCTGAACGTGGTGGGCGTCTGGTCGCACCTGGCCTGCGCCGACGAGCCCACGCACCCCTCGATCGACGCCCAGGTCGAGGCGTTCCGCCACGCGGTGGCGGCCGCCGAACGCTTCGGAGCGGATCTCGAGGTCCGGCACCTGGCCAACTCGGCAGCCACCCTGCTGCTGCCCGAGACCCGATTCGACCTCGTACGGACGGGACTGTCCCTGTTCGGACTGTCGCCGGCACCGGAACACGGCACCTCGGCCTCCTTCGGTCTGCGCCCGGTCATGACGCTGGTGGCCCCGCTGGCCTCGGTCAAGCGCGTACCCGCGGGGCACGGCGTCAGCTACGGCCACGACTACCGCACCGCCACCGAGACCTCTCTCGGCCTCGTCCCGGTCGGCTTCGGTGCGGGCATCCCGCGTCACGCGAGCGGGGCCGCGTCCGTCGCGGTCGCCGGTCGCCGGTACCGAGCGGTCGGCCGGATCGCCATGGACCAGTTCGTCATCGACCTCGGCGACAGTGCGGCGACGGTAGGCGACGAGGTCGTACTGTTCGGCCCCGGAGAGCGTGGCGAGCCGACCGCCGAGGACTGGGCA is a window of Kitasatospora kifunensis DNA encoding:
- a CDS encoding isochorismatase family protein, with amino-acid sequence MNERSKFLESITRENAAVVLVDHQVGLLSGVRDIPLGELKHNVVALARAATVLGIPLVVTTTAADSMWGPTTPELVQALPAGQKIIDRSTVNAWHDGPVREAIEATGRQKLIFAGVSLEVCAALPAIAATAAGHDAYVAVDASGTFSQAKREAGLLRMQQAGVIVSDYATLMVEALADNAAPESGALYAALDMPFAVLVGQISAAQHA
- the alr gene encoding alanine racemase: MSGTPHPDGRRPAGPEARIDLQALRGNVEVLQRSAGSAAIMAVVKANAYGHGLVPCALAAQSAGANWLGTATPREALALRRAAVGGRILCWLWTPDGPFSEAVSADIDISVSGRWALDKVCEAAAGLGRSARVHLKADTGLGRNGCTPADWTSLLSAAMAAQKDGLLNVVGVWSHLACADEPTHPSIDAQVEAFRHAVAAAERFGADLEVRHLANSAATLLLPETRFDLVRTGLSLFGLSPAPEHGTSASFGLRPVMTLVAPLASVKRVPAGHGVSYGHDYRTATETSLGLVPVGFGAGIPRHASGAASVAVAGRRYRAVGRIAMDQFVIDLGDSAATVGDEVVLFGPGERGEPTAEDWARAAGTIAYEIVTRIASDVPRVYLP
- a CDS encoding M1 family metallopeptidase — its product is MHKKLLVSAVAAATLLVALPASAATPTPGAPGAGDPYYPTYGNGGYRVSHYDLRLKYQPATDQLEGTATLLATATQDLSRFNLDFALDVSQVLVNGHPAKFAATGVQELEITPDAPLANGSRNTVVVRYTGKPSTVSRYGFTAWQRTPDGAVIADEPEAAWWWFPSNDHPSDKATFDVSVLVPDGTQAISNGVLTSQSSKLGWTRFDWRENKPQATYLATLAIGKFDITTGTSPGGVPVLNAYSPDLGDNADAARASVERTGELVDWLSGYFGSYPFSSAGGYVPNVPTHYALETQTRAFYSPKQFAGGANTSVVVHELAHQWYGDSVSLERWSDIWLNEGFATYAQWLWSEHEGEGTAAQLADYVYTSHPANDSFWTVKPGDPGPDKQFDAAVYDRGALAIQVLRNTVGDDAFFKLLKAWPAEHRYGNGTIAQFQALAERISGKKLDDLFRTWLYTPSKPALPAAAKANLAATAPAAEPRSWQQIKVAQDH
- a CDS encoding VOC family protein; this encodes MSYGKIISVGAAAATVLAGVLTSPAATATPAPVPPRAASAIAPPDNAMAMGPQYSAFHVYVQPGQLEAFAKSWVNTFGGNYVKPFTTQLTPTPSSALATQVFSPVALLSVFDFTTPVPYPFGQERTGWGVADTDAATRQARADGAASLVAAFPDPIGRDSVIQFPGGIDTQLWHETALSPNPFPALTTVPDNRVYVPSDTLPAFLKSYLAFTKGRVVLDDRDADGAQIGAPGTTYHRVAITSKYGNTVIISTADGYLDNPFGHEVSGIEVPDLTATVAKAQANGATVLWGPYAGQGGHSAMVRFPGGFITEIHDGTLR
- a CDS encoding MarR family winged helix-turn-helix transcriptional regulator, yielding MTGHQSAEPDLGILAARVLFSVQRELYTALAEQGFDDIQPRTGAVLAYLRADGIRASELARASGQHKQVIGTLIDDLERLGYVERRPDPADRRAKLVHPTERGLLQMEAAAAIMRAIEERHAEALGRQEYAAFKTALHRVAVLQREAQHGNRDSR
- a CDS encoding class I SAM-dependent methyltransferase, whose protein sequence is MGVGTALAETWVRRWERQQERYAVDREERFTVIADVVEWVTRGQPAPLVVDLGSGPGSLARRIAARLPRARILAVDVDPLLLELGRTHAPEAARYVEVLIGEDGWLAELELELDGPVDAVVSTTALHYPEPGRLREIYRELAAVLRPGGVLVNGDHLAPADPGLAVLSAAVGRAREQRQGTGGGEDWARWWAEVRQVPEFAELLAARELRPAPASGDGNGLSVREHEELLREAGFREVGTVWRCGDSCVLVALR
- a CDS encoding clavaminate synthase family protein, giving the protein MPETPPDPMPGTSRSTATAADWELDPADADAAERLARTLCTGGHDQIDSPEWVARARDAWEDLPLPLRRAVRRFRRHSGPHGTLVIGGLPVDRAALPATPTVPGSVQRQTTVPAALLTMVACGLGEPLAYLAEKSGALVQDVVPVPGQETFHGNAGSVPLSFHTENGFHPHPPDYVVFLCLRADHDQSAGMRTAGIRQALPLLTPAGRQALFAPEFITTPPPSFGPDAAASGPDTEPRPVLSGAAEDPDIRMAQLVTTPLTPRATAALAEFGRACEASARTLRLTPGDLVVIDNRVTVHGRTAFRPRYDGADRWLQRTYVTTDLRRSRDHRPQDGHVLAR
- a CDS encoding poly-gamma-glutamate hydrolase family protein; translation: MTARQLRLAVAALLLLLPQPAAAAAAQRADLPAAAAVDCTPDGAAATDRFVDFADLAAHERAGIDYRVTTRPGVGRGARVAQLAIHGGGIEPPTTQLADYSARVIGSGFYSLAGLKDGDEHDLHVTATHFDDPRALSLVEAAAYTVSWHGAAGSAALTYVGGLDTDLAQRVAAALRARGFPVAAGNPGALAGVQPCNIANRDQRGRGVQLEISEGQRRRFLADGDLGNDRIDDPRFRTPAFYAYTAAVLGALTSTLSAPRRTAEPFSGPARP